In Bosea sp. ANAM02, a single genomic region encodes these proteins:
- a CDS encoding RNA ligase family protein encodes MFTPPRFPRTQHLRGSKAAKGEGARDQVSVTSLRGGDLVFEEKLDGGEIGIYQEEGNLLLRHRGTVLGGHSREPQFDLLKVWAAVHDGWLRDLVGERYVIYCEWLHRVHCAYYDLLPHFLFEFDVFDRETGRYLATDERHALLDGAPMPSVPVVHRGHLKSDADVPDLLGQSLFKSDDWQRSLAQQCVAAGVAASDAATWVDMTSLPEGLYVKHEVDGCVVGRYKWIRADFLATITSGAHWSQRPALENGLAPGVDILAAPYSGTALRG; translated from the coding sequence ATGTTCACGCCTCCCCGTTTTCCTCGCACACAGCACCTCCGCGGCAGTAAGGCCGCGAAAGGCGAAGGCGCGCGTGACCAGGTTTCGGTCACGAGCCTTCGCGGAGGCGATCTGGTTTTCGAGGAAAAGCTCGATGGCGGCGAGATCGGGATCTACCAGGAGGAGGGCAATCTACTGCTTCGGCATCGAGGCACGGTGCTCGGTGGTCATTCTCGCGAGCCGCAGTTCGACCTCCTGAAGGTCTGGGCCGCGGTTCATGACGGCTGGCTGCGGGACCTCGTTGGCGAGCGCTACGTCATCTACTGCGAATGGTTGCACAGGGTTCACTGTGCCTATTACGACCTGCTCCCGCATTTTTTGTTCGAATTCGACGTGTTCGACCGCGAAACCGGCCGCTACCTCGCGACCGATGAGCGCCACGCCCTTCTGGACGGAGCCCCTATGCCGTCCGTCCCGGTTGTCCATCGTGGGCATCTGAAATCCGATGCTGACGTCCCGGACCTCCTGGGGCAGAGCCTCTTCAAGAGCGATGACTGGCAAAGGAGTTTGGCTCAGCAATGCGTCGCGGCCGGCGTGGCTGCGTCCGACGCCGCCACCTGGGTCGATATGACCAGCCTTCCTGAAGGCCTCTATGTAAAGCACGAGGTCGATGGTTGCGTCGTTGGGCGCTATAAATGGATCCGCGCCGACTTTCTGGCGACCATCACCTCAGGTGCGCATTGGTCACAGCGGCCAGCGCTTGAGAACGGTCTCGCTCCCGGCGTCGACATTCTGGCTGCGCCGTATTCCGGCACCGCACTTCGAGGATAG
- a CDS encoding AAA family ATPase: MTSDRATRLARASERHARLEGRQETLAQRRDELTRDVGAAKGRLLIKREVEQFIDEIQSEAGRRRIGSFETLLSALVTEVLPDEKPIALTLSTERGMPALDISSRHPSGKLEDVLNDQGGALTNVVVMGLRLIAVMKSGLARFVALDEPDCWVAPERVPSFFRVLQDAATRLGLQCLAVSHHDLQKFDPTGARISRIVGVPKGESAVHCEEAHPHWDDDQPGIRWIRLINVQAYADATLHLCPGVNFINGNNNLGKSVFIRALRAVFMGEASDSLVRHDSQLATIEIGLAARRTLRFSRQPRRNPVNLWTLLEEDGSVVEEAGIHHETGGREAPGWLSRIFPVQRIENLDVQISHQKTPVFLLGESPSRRASVLSIGQESDYARLMLAVHKERNQRDQQVVRDGERELGRVLDVLKALEALGAIKADIEILRGLATEIADGERRLSAVEDVVGRLTRLRSAQTRLEATGVALKGLPGPEDLDGITAREARATELDRLSTIIDRTSGIIAKATREADVLGHIPEQPVFEPIERQMQLARKIAGLLDELSLIEACDAALAELPALPDLTQEPTHDRTAQTIDAARQRLIDAEQQDAAIASEEADIRRQMEALSATLGNRCPTCGCEVTAEALLHHIHGVAA, translated from the coding sequence ATGACGTCCGACCGGGCGACCCGGCTTGCCCGCGCCAGCGAACGCCATGCCCGCCTTGAGGGGCGACAGGAAACCCTTGCACAGCGCCGGGATGAGCTGACGCGCGATGTCGGCGCAGCGAAGGGGCGCTTGCTGATCAAGCGCGAAGTCGAACAGTTCATCGACGAGATCCAGTCCGAGGCCGGCCGCCGGCGGATCGGATCGTTCGAGACGCTTCTTTCGGCCCTGGTGACCGAAGTTCTTCCGGATGAGAAGCCGATTGCTCTTACGCTTTCGACCGAACGCGGCATGCCGGCGCTCGATATCTCCTCGAGGCACCCTTCCGGAAAGCTCGAAGACGTCCTCAACGACCAGGGCGGCGCGCTCACCAACGTCGTTGTCATGGGCCTTCGCCTGATTGCCGTGATGAAGTCTGGCCTTGCCCGCTTCGTCGCGCTGGACGAGCCCGATTGCTGGGTGGCCCCTGAACGGGTGCCGAGCTTCTTCCGCGTTCTCCAGGATGCTGCGACCCGCCTCGGGCTGCAATGCCTGGCGGTGTCACACCACGATCTCCAGAAATTCGACCCGACTGGCGCCCGCATCTCACGCATCGTTGGCGTTCCGAAAGGCGAGTCCGCCGTCCATTGCGAGGAGGCTCACCCGCACTGGGACGACGATCAGCCAGGCATTCGCTGGATCCGCCTGATCAACGTCCAGGCATACGCCGACGCCACGCTTCATCTTTGCCCTGGTGTCAACTTCATCAACGGAAACAACAACCTCGGGAAGTCTGTTTTCATTCGGGCTTTGCGGGCTGTGTTCATGGGCGAGGCAAGCGACAGCCTGGTTAGGCACGATAGCCAGCTCGCCACCATCGAGATCGGGCTGGCCGCGCGGCGCACGCTTCGCTTCAGCCGACAGCCGCGGCGCAACCCGGTCAATCTCTGGACGCTTCTCGAAGAGGATGGCTCGGTCGTCGAGGAGGCCGGCATCCATCACGAGACCGGCGGACGCGAGGCGCCGGGTTGGCTCTCCAGGATCTTCCCGGTCCAGCGCATCGAGAACCTCGATGTCCAGATCTCCCATCAGAAGACGCCTGTCTTCCTGCTGGGTGAGTCCCCGTCGCGGCGGGCCAGCGTCCTGTCGATCGGCCAGGAATCCGATTACGCCCGCCTCATGCTGGCGGTACACAAGGAGCGTAACCAGCGCGATCAGCAGGTGGTGCGCGACGGCGAGCGCGAGCTTGGGCGGGTGCTCGATGTCCTGAAAGCTCTGGAGGCTCTGGGCGCGATCAAAGCCGATATCGAGATCCTGCGCGGACTGGCGACGGAGATCGCGGACGGCGAGAGAAGGCTCAGCGCGGTCGAGGACGTTGTGGGCAGGCTCACCCGCCTCCGCAGCGCTCAAACCCGCCTGGAGGCCACCGGGGTGGCCTTGAAGGGGCTGCCGGGACCAGAAGATCTGGACGGGATCACTGCCCGCGAGGCGCGAGCAACCGAACTCGACCGCCTCTCAACAATCATCGACCGCACGTCCGGGATCATCGCAAAGGCCACACGCGAAGCCGACGTGCTCGGTCACATCCCGGAGCAACCGGTCTTCGAACCGATCGAACGGCAGATGCAGTTGGCGCGCAAGATTGCTGGACTACTCGACGAGCTGTCATTGATCGAGGCCTGCGATGCTGCCTTGGCGGAGCTTCCTGCGCTGCCCGATTTAACGCAGGAGCCGACCCACGACCGCACCGCCCAGACCATCGATGCGGCGCGTCAGCGGTTGATCGATGCCGAACAACAGGACGCTGCGATCGCTTCGGAGGAGGCGGATATCCGCCGGCAGATGGAAGCGCTCTCTGCCACCCTCGGCAATCGGTGCCCGACCTGCGGCTGCGAGGTCACCGCGGAAGCGCTGCTCCATCACATCCATGGAGTTGCAGCGTGA
- the ligD gene encoding non-homologous end-joining DNA ligase, which translates to MRSGPGGDVSRSRVVARTPGPDLVDDPFPAPIPPCLAKSAVRPPSGSDWVYEVKWDGYRLFIERHPDGRLVLRTRGGFDWTDRFPGILAAAGNIPAETFIMDGEAVVLNDQGVSDFSALQSAARRRSSGVVLFYGFDLLYCDGTDLRHLPLVERRAALVEIIGDDPHLRMSETVEADGAAFLAAACEMKLEGIIAKRARAPYRSGRGGEWLKIKCFQTASFLVIGYKSSRSSLGGLARLYLAAREGDGLRYVGTVGTGFSERSAAAILQRLRTLKRSEAVAQVDSGKATWVRPETVAEVSFLGVTGGGKLRHASFKRLQEADSGEVEIADLSA; encoded by the coding sequence ATGCGATCCGGCCCAGGCGGCGATGTCTCGCGCTCCCGCGTCGTTGCGCGCACGCCCGGGCCGGATTTGGTCGATGATCCTTTCCCTGCTCCGATTCCCCCATGCTTAGCGAAGAGCGCCGTGCGGCCGCCGTCCGGCTCGGACTGGGTGTATGAGGTCAAGTGGGATGGGTACCGGCTCTTTATCGAGCGGCACCCCGATGGTCGCCTCGTCCTCAGGACGCGGGGTGGATTCGATTGGACTGATCGCTTCCCCGGGATTCTCGCGGCCGCCGGTAACATTCCCGCCGAGACCTTCATCATGGACGGCGAAGCCGTTGTCCTGAACGATCAAGGGGTCTCGGATTTTTCCGCTCTTCAAAGCGCCGCCCGCCGGCGCTCAAGTGGGGTGGTCCTCTTCTACGGCTTCGATCTGCTCTATTGCGACGGCACGGATCTGCGGCACCTTCCGCTTGTGGAGCGGCGCGCAGCCCTTGTGGAGATCATTGGTGATGATCCTCATCTACGGATGAGCGAAACCGTCGAGGCAGATGGCGCCGCGTTCCTGGCTGCTGCCTGCGAAATGAAACTGGAGGGCATTATCGCGAAGCGTGCCCGCGCGCCCTATCGCTCGGGCCGCGGCGGCGAGTGGCTGAAAATCAAATGCTTCCAGACCGCGAGCTTCCTCGTGATCGGATACAAATCGTCCCGTTCGTCGTTGGGTGGCCTCGCCCGGCTCTATCTCGCTGCACGCGAAGGCGATGGGCTGCGCTATGTAGGCACCGTCGGTACTGGGTTCTCGGAACGCTCCGCCGCTGCGATCTTGCAGCGCCTGCGGACGCTGAAGCGGTCGGAGGCGGTGGCGCAGGTCGATAGCGGAAAGGCGACTTGGGTGAGGCCGGAGACGGTTGCCGAGGTCTCCTTCCTCGGCGTGACGGGTGGAGGAAAGCTCCGGCACGCCTCGTTCAAGCGCCTTCAAGAGGCCGATAGCGGAGAGGTCGAGATTGCTGACCTCTCCGCCTAA
- a CDS encoding AAA family ATPase: MLAQADNRGRISPNTEETAVELECVRLAAEEFGCLETPWAFSNDEARVIFCRETGKSPFYEPRPPAGSRVFVLSGIPGSGKNTYAAKAFPGLPQVSFDDLREDEDDPGRVLQLGYELAREHLRKKQAFVWNATNTNKLMRDRIIALARSYDAHIEVHALDTPYATVLKQNRSREAQVPEEVVERFIDRWQPPTPLEAHQVFWVSPDHTLRPAFVNLGAANAPAPGAP; this comes from the coding sequence ATGCTCGCGCAGGCGGACAATCGCGGCAGGATTAGTCCCAACACCGAAGAGACCGCCGTTGAGCTCGAATGCGTCCGCCTCGCGGCCGAGGAATTCGGCTGTTTGGAGACCCCTTGGGCGTTCAGCAATGACGAAGCGCGGGTCATCTTCTGCCGGGAGACCGGCAAGTCGCCCTTCTACGAGCCGCGGCCGCCGGCGGGAAGCCGGGTGTTCGTGTTGAGCGGCATCCCCGGCTCCGGCAAGAACACCTACGCGGCGAAGGCCTTTCCTGGCCTTCCGCAGGTGTCGTTCGATGATCTGCGCGAGGACGAGGATGATCCTGGCCGTGTGCTGCAGCTCGGTTATGAGCTGGCACGCGAGCATCTGCGGAAGAAGCAAGCCTTCGTCTGGAACGCCACAAACACCAACAAGCTGATGCGCGATCGCATCATCGCGCTTGCTCGCAGCTACGACGCTCATATCGAGGTCCATGCGCTCGATACGCCCTACGCGACGGTGCTAAAGCAGAACCGATCGCGCGAGGCGCAGGTGCCGGAGGAGGTGGTCGAGCGCTTTATCGACAGGTGGCAGCCTCCGACCCCGCTCGAAGCGCACCAGGTGTTCTGGGTCTCGCCGGACCACACTCTTCGACCGGCCTTCGTCAATCTTGGGGCAGCTAACGCGCCAGCGCCGGGGGCGCCTTAA
- a CDS encoding metallophosphoesterase: MIVAGHLLYQDPVQVEGLMFVGDPHITSARPGRRKDPTWPDPVLRKLEHCVEVANQRGLAMILLGDLFDDPFEKDEALKTRVSRILKALKIPPIANVGNHDIANSRLSDGDSLAFLAVNDTLDAVAASGPVCVFDLGGVKLGLGMTPYGQEIPTDVTGAFSGVNAVLWVTHHDIAFEETYPGAVNPFPIEGCKLVVNGHVHTRKKHVLAGGTTWLNPGNINRLSIDVIDHVPCAWTLDRNSRFEPVELPHESDVFDLTGRLVDPTKPSPRDENISSAFVTLLQAEDAVDTSASADGGIMLEEIEQKFERDNTPDSVRAVVRELLREAVARKAAA; the protein is encoded by the coding sequence GTGATCGTAGCGGGCCATTTGCTTTACCAGGACCCGGTTCAGGTCGAAGGCCTGATGTTCGTCGGCGATCCGCACATCACCTCCGCGCGCCCCGGGCGCCGGAAGGATCCGACCTGGCCCGACCCGGTCCTGCGCAAGCTTGAACACTGCGTGGAGGTCGCAAATCAGCGCGGGCTCGCGATGATCCTGCTCGGCGACCTCTTCGATGACCCGTTCGAGAAGGACGAGGCGCTGAAAACCCGCGTCTCCCGTATTCTGAAAGCGCTCAAGATCCCGCCGATCGCGAATGTCGGGAACCACGACATCGCCAACAGCAGGCTCTCCGACGGCGATAGCCTGGCCTTCCTCGCTGTCAACGACACCCTGGATGCGGTGGCGGCTTCCGGTCCGGTCTGCGTTTTCGACCTCGGCGGCGTCAAGCTCGGCCTCGGCATGACCCCCTACGGCCAGGAGATCCCAACTGACGTCACCGGCGCCTTCAGCGGCGTGAATGCGGTCCTATGGGTCACGCATCACGATATTGCCTTTGAGGAGACCTATCCGGGTGCGGTCAATCCTTTCCCGATCGAGGGCTGCAAGCTCGTGGTCAACGGCCATGTGCACACCCGCAAGAAGCATGTCCTCGCCGGCGGCACGACCTGGCTCAACCCGGGCAACATCAACCGCCTCAGTATCGACGTCATCGATCACGTCCCCTGCGCCTGGACACTTGACCGGAATTCTCGCTTCGAGCCGGTCGAGCTCCCGCATGAGAGCGATGTCTTCGATCTAACCGGGCGCCTCGTCGACCCGACGAAGCCAAGCCCGCGCGACGAGAACATCTCCTCGGCTTTCGTCACGCTCCTGCAGGCAGAGGACGCCGTCGACACCTCGGCGAGCGCCGATGGCGGCATCATGCTCGAAGAGATCGAGCAGAAGTTCGAGCGAGACAATACGCCTGACAGCGTCCGCGCTGTGGTTAGGGAGCTGCTCCGCGAGGCGGTTGCCCGGAAGGCCGCGGCCTAG